In Rattus norvegicus strain BN/NHsdMcwi chromosome 1, GRCr8, whole genome shotgun sequence, a genomic segment contains:
- the LOC134485158 gene encoding igE-binding protein-like isoform X1, which yields MGSSHSTPLLSALQELLGQRKLKIEKKILLSFLYECNRCAPWFIVSGSLTLRAWEKLGKDLDKETTVGKLKPGTRPLWRMIRACLEDKRCEEAVRTGQRILTEQQESMSEGEKVLKEGKKGKGGKEVKEKAEKIKERTDKGGNSNQNQGTKRIYPSLKALTLEMSSDSEFSDSDLADLEEEVAHYEKEIYHSDWPNTYAVQKQAKDLNKKAIMPTAPPAPPYNFQRKTVVKSAGGTSFCPEVWKELGLSFPVFLDANGQRHHEPVDFKTIKQLAESVKTYGVSAAFVTAQIEALGRYCLTPGDWGTLARACLSPGQYLDWKSFLYENANAQAAINLASGADPQRHWDADMLLGIGRFALNQTGYPDQVYSQINDIAIKAWKALPNRGAVSGNLTKVLQGPTEPFSDFVARMVESATKIFGDPDTAMPLIKQLVYEQCTKECKSAITPYKHKGLEVWMKVYREIGGPLTNVGLAAAMMQLKGKGSTDTCYKCGYKGHYRRQCPENNKEQSIKKPLRPNLCPRCRKGNHWASECRSVKDLDGRPLVAGDGGAWPKNGRRGPCPQGPQIYGALQKDRQGQNRRRSWPSLHHPKDRGEPLRAPQDWTSTPPPDSY from the coding sequence atgggaagctcacactccaccccgctcctgtcagctcttcaggagcttcttggtcagcgtaagcttaaaattgaaaagaaaatcctgctgagttttctttATGAGTGTAACCGTTGTGCcccgtggtttatagtgtcagggtcgctcactttgagagcatgggagaagctgggaaaagatctggataaggagactacagtgggcaagcttaaaccagggacaaggcCGCTTTGGCGTATGATCCGTGCCTGCTTGGAAGATAaacgatgtgaagaagctgttaggacaggtcagagaatccttacagaacaacaggagagtatgtcagaaggagagaaagttttgaaggaaggaaagaaaggaaaaggaggaaaagaagtaaaagaaaaggcagaaaagatcaaggagaggaCAGACAAAGGCGGGAATAGTAATCAGAATcaaggaacaaagagaatttacccctcattaaaggcattgaccttggagatgtctagtgattcagagtttagtgatagtgacttagctgaccttgaggaggaggtagctcattatgagaaagagatttatcattctgactggccaaacacttatgctgtgcagaaacaagccaaggacttaaataagaaggcaattatgccaacagcacctcctgcaccaccgtataactttcaaaggaaaacagTGGTGAAGTCTGCAGGAGgtacttctttttgcccagaagtgtggaaagaGTTAGGactgagttttccagtttttctggatgcaaacgggcagcgacatcatgaacctgttgactttaagacaataaaacaattagccgagtcagtcaaaacctatggagtcagCGCAGCCTTTGTTACGgctcaaattgaggctcttggcagatactgtctcacccctggagactgggggaCTTTAGCCAGAGCTTGTCTCTCTCCGGGtcagtatttggactggaaatcttttctttatgaaaatgctaACGCTCAGGCTGCAATCAACTTGGCTTCAGGAGCcgaccctcagagacattgggatgcTGATATGCTATTGGGAATAGGCAGATTTGCTTTGAACCAGACCGGTTATCCAGATCAGGTCTATTCTCAAATTAATGATATAGCAATTAAAGCCTGGAAAGCATTGCCTAATAGAGGCGCAGTCTctgggaaccttaccaaggttctgcaaggacccactgagccattttcagactttgtagcccGCATGGTGGAGTCCGCTACTAAGATcttcggagaccctgatacagctATGCCTCTTATTAAACAACTAGTGTATGAACAGTGTACTAAAGAGTGTAAGTCTGCtataacaccatacaaacataaaggtttgGAAGTTTGGATGAAGGTCTACAGGGAGATAGGCGGACCATTAACTAATGTTGGTCTAGCTGCGGCAATGATGCAATTAAAAGGGAAGGGTTCTACAGAtacctgctacaaatgtggctaCAAAGGGCATTACAGAAGGCAATGCCCTGAAAATAATAAGGAACAGAGTATTAAAAAACCTCTAAGACCTAACTTGTGCCCTCGCTGTAGAAAAGGGAACCATTGGGCAAGTGAATGTCGATCTGTAaaggacttggatggccgaccTCTGGTGGCAGGAGATGGTGGTGCATGGCCAAAAAACGGACGACGGGGCCCATGTcctcagggccctcaaatatatggggctctacaGAAGGACAGGCAGGGACAGAACAGACGGAGGTCTTGGCCTTCTCTTCACCACCCGAAGGACCGAGGAGAGCCACTAAgggctccgcaggactggacctccactccaccaccagactcgtattga